The sequence below is a genomic window from Clostridiales bacterium.
CCTATTATAACCTTGTTGACATCTAATATTATACAGCCGTGATTAGCGTAAAAATTATCGCCTAATGTAATATTATATCCATAATCGCAATAAAACGGCGATTCTATATGGACTTTGCCTTTTACTTTAAGCAATAGGCGCAAAATTTGGACTCTTCTTTCTAGGTCTTCAGGGTTGGCGTTATTGAACTCAAATAATAATTTTTTGGCCGCTTGGCGCTCTTTGGCAAGCTCAAGATCCGCCGAATAATATAATTCGCCGCTAAGCATTTTTTGTTTTTCTGTTTTCATTGTTATTCCTTATAAAGCTCTTTTAAATCAATATGTGGGTTGGTATATCGCGGACGCTTTTTTGTCATTGGCGTATAGTTAATGCTTTTTTGGGGACACCAATTAATACACGCCATGCATTGAATACAGTTGTTTCGCCATTTGGGCTTGTTGTTAATCTTTTCAATATTATTAGTGGGGCATACTCGGACGCAAATATCGCAGCCATTACAGTTTTTATCCGCGCTGAAGAAAATATGCGAAAACAGCAAGAAAAAGTTAAATAAAGGGCTTACTAGTCCCGTTTTTATATAATCCAAAGGGCTATTGTGCTTTTCCAAATATTGAACTTGGTTTTTGATGTCGGCGCTTATTTTTTCAATAGCCAATAAGGCGTTATTAATCTTTTGGCTAACCGCGCTGTCTTTGTCGGGATTAAATATCGCGATATAATTTTCTGGCATCAAAATCCCGTTTATATAATTCACTTTAAATAGGCTTTTTATCCTCTTGGCGAATTTCTCAGCGGCTCGGCCCGGGGTTGAGCCGTAGGTGGTTACAATAAAAACATATTTGGGATTGGATATTATCTTAATCTTTTTGCAAAAATCATCCAAAATCTTGGGATATGTATAAGCGTAAACGGGAAAAACAAAGCCAATGACATCGGCTTGCAATATTATTTCTTTTTCTCTTACGCATTTGGAAATATTTAAGTACTGCCCGTCTAAACAAGATGCCAGATTTTTGGCGACAAACAAACAATTCCCTGTCCCGCTAAAATAAAAAATTTGCGCGCTCATATTAAATATTTTAACATTTTTTGAAAATACATAAAAGAGTTTAATATTAAAAAAATTAACACAAAAAATAGTTTTTTTATAAACAATATAGTATAATTATTTTTAAGTGTTTTATTGTAGGAGGATTATGATGAAACGAAGCAAAGAATACAGAGCGCTCGCCTGGAATATCTTTAATCAGGACTTGGGCAAAATATTTTTATTTTCTTTACTTTCTACCATAGTTCTTATGGCAATAGGCGGCACGGGTTTTGGCTTCTTTATACTCGGACCATTTTATGTGGGAACGATGCTGTATTATTTGAGAGCGATTAGAAAAGAGGAGCTAGGCTATGGCGCTTTGTTTGAGCCAATAACCAAAAACGACATTATAAGAACTATCATCTTGTATATCTTGAAAATTCTTTTTATATTCCTTTGGACGCTTTTGTTCTTTATTCCGGGCATCGTCAAATC
It includes:
- a CDS encoding DUF975 family protein, with protein sequence MKRSKEYRALAWNIFNQDLGKIFLFSLLSTIVLMAIGGTGFGFFILGPFYVGTMLYYLRAIRKEELGYGALFEPITKNDIIRTIILYILKILFIFLWTLLFFIPGIVKSYSYAMAEFIAIDNPNMSAEDCITQSRKMMKGYKFKLFLLDLSFIGWWILAVVIIFVGAVFFQAYHTMARAAFYEDLKAKYNA
- a CDS encoding sugar O-acetyltransferase, yielding MKTEKQKMLSGELYYSADLELAKERQAAKKLLFEFNNANPEDLERRVQILRLLLKVKGKVHIESPFYCDYGYNITLGDNFYANHGCIILDVNKVIIGDNVMFAPYVQIYSATHPTDPQVRVSGLELGKPITIGDNVWIGGGAIICPGVTIGDNTTIGAGSVVVKDIPANVVAAGNPCKIIRKL